The Glycine soja cultivar W05 chromosome 15, ASM419377v2, whole genome shotgun sequence region atctggcctacttATAGATAAGTagagtagagatccaatcatacctctgtattgcTTTGCATCAACAGGTTGACcggattcatctttgtcaagataaCAGCTGGTactcataggagtagccaagtgttttgagttttccattccaaatctcttgATGAGTTCCTTGCAATACTTTGCTTGGTTGAaaaagatcccatcatttgtttgtttaatttgtagtccaagaaagtaatttaactcacccatcatggacatctcaaactcactttgcatatcaatggaaaactccttgcacaaagattcattagtagatccaaaaattatatcatcaacataaatttgtaccaataagatatcattatcctttctttttatgaataaggtggtatctaccttCCCACGagtaaaattcttttctaataggaatttacttaatctttcataccaagccctaggtgcttgttttaaaccatagagtgctttctttaatctatagacatgatctaatttttgtgagtcttcaaacccaggaggttgttctacatatacctcctcttgaattagaccatttaagaaagcacttttgacatccatttgatatagtttaaaattcataatagatgcataagctaagagcatcctaatggcttctaatctggctacgggtgcaaaggtttcttcataatctgcaccttcttcttggttatatccttttgctacaagtctagctttatttctaactactataccattttcatctaatttatttctaaatacccacttagttcctatgattggatagTTTAAAGGTTTctctactaattcccatacatcatttctttcaaattgatttaattcttcttgcatagttattatccaatgatcatctataatggcttccttaaagtttttaggttctatcaatgaaacaaaagccatattattgcataaatctttgagagagtgtctagttgttaccccttttgagatatctccgatgatgatgtcaagaggatgatttcttgaagttttccattctttgggaagattaTCATCTTCTTGGGCTGTGTCATTTTGAtcatccttgttttcttcatctctctcttcctttttagatttctttcttcattgtgagcatcttccaaagaatctgcaatatcatcaagaaattcCTTTCTCGgagaggtaatattagtttcatcaaaagtaacatgtattgactcctcaattgtcatggttcttttgttgtatatcctaaAGGCTTTGCTATGTAAGGAATACACAAGGAATATGCCCTCATctgccttagcatcaaattttcctaggctttctttaccattgtttagaacaaaacatttacatctaAACACATGTAAAtgagcaatgtttggttttctattattaaatagttcatatggggttttcttaagaatgggtcttattaaagctcTATTCATAATATAGCATGCGGTATTTACTGCTtctgcccaaaaatattttggaagtgttgtatcatttaaaagggttctagcaatttcttctaaagatttattttccctttctaCTACTTcgttttgttggggtgtcctaggtgcagaaaagttgtgttctatgccatgttcatcacaaaatatttcaaaatcattgttttcaaattcacctccatgatcacttctgatggagataattttgagatttttcttgttttggatgactttggcaagtcttctaaattcatgaaatgcatcatttttatgagtaagaaataaagtccaagtatacctagaatagtcatcaacaattactaatgcataaTAACtcccaccaaaactcatgaccctagatggtccaaacaaatccatatgcaataattgtaatggttgagtggtagagACAGTGTTTTTGGATTTAAAAGATGCTTTTGTTTGGACCAAAGTATTTTGGCATCTGGTTATGTGACTCAGATCTAGATAATCCTACTGGAATTGATTGGGTTCTTACCGAGAAATATCTTTTTGCCGATTCATACTCGAATCTTGAGGCTTCTATTCTAGATAAGAAAGAGTTTCTCCTATTGAAGGTTATCTCTATCTTACCAGAATTATCCTGCTTGATTTGTTTTATGGTTGGAGCAGGTCTGGGGACTGACGGTGTGGCCTTGTCCATGACTCATTTTTCAGGAAGAGTTACCACATCCCATTTGATGGTTCTTGGGAGAGAAACATTAGCctttgtcatatcagtgatAAACAAAGTTGTCTCCCTTCTTTGAGGTTTTAGAAGGACTCTTGACGCATAAGTGTTCATGACCTTATATTGGATCCTATAAATTAAGGCTACTGGAATTGATCCTTCCATCATGTTAAGTCCATGAAAGTGGATATTTAAGAACAGAGAGTCAAGAATGTTTCTATCCATCAGACTCACTGTTTTATTTGGGTAATAGTTGAAATAGATTGGTCCTTGTCCTAGACTTGTTTCTACTATTCCTATTAAAGAATCTTCGAATTTATTGTGCCTAATATCTCTAAGACACATTAAAACGGCAGCATCTATACCCATATCAATTAATGGTTTAATTGCTACCTAGACACATCCTATGAGTAGGTATTTGTATTTTCTGTTATGTTCGaagattgaattttttgataataaatgaaattcttcccctatgtcttgtcctagaggaatattattttctacaGTCTTAATTACATAATCAAAGTATTTTGGCATCAAAACAACAAATACAAATATTCATGGCTCATTTACTTCAAGACTAACATAGTCTATAATTTTCCAAATTAGTTCCTTCAATGGTGGGACTTTTTTGTTCCAATTCTAGAAATATATCCAGAACAAGTTCAACATGGATTTGTTCAATTCAACAAGATGTTTAATTCTCAGGAATCACGAATTCCCgcaaacttaaaatatttttccagtTTTGCTTTGTCTTGGATATTTTCATGGCAAGACGGAAAACAACAAGCAATTCCTATCCTTGCAGCGACATGCATTTGTCAAGTGGTGGAATCAGTTTGATGCCTCAAAGGCTGAACTAGATCAGGTGAAAATCTGGTTTAAAGCCCATCCAGAGTTCCTAAAAGTTGTTGATCCAGAGACTTCAACCTATCATGCAGTGGTTtgacaatattatttaaatatggtACAAATTCTCTGACATGATTTAGACAACAAGGAAATTTTTGTAACTaggttttatctaaaatttggtTGGGGAATTTACTGGCGAACTCAATTGACCTATCTATTGGTATGATTGTTCCCTGATGTATGTTGTGACCAAGGAATCGGatctttgttttaaaaagatttattttcGATTGGGAGACTGCAAGACCATTTTGTTTGATAATGTAAATGAAGGTTtgcatatatttaaaatgttgatcaatattttgagaaaaaattatatatatatatatatatatatatatatatatatatatatatatatggtggttcaatataatataataagacTAATTTACTCATTCAACCTGATTGATTTCACTGGTAACCATAGAATCGGTCAGATCAAACCAGTTCAATGGTGCATCTAATCAAATAAGTCGCTTAGACCCGTTAAACCACCAATTCCCAACCAATCCGAACTGCTCTTTAAAAGTATACATGTATGAAATAGCCTAATTATGCCCTTTCatcaaaagcaaaaataatgacaaggaataaattcatttaaacatgtaatttaataaaatcataaattaattaaaaaatattttaaaaaaactaaaattaaaattaaataaattttaataacaaataacatCTTTAAAGCTATAATAGATAACTTGTTTGGCTCATTTTTCGTCCACAATCTTTTTAACAGGTTGCAGAAGAAAATGGGGCAAACCTATCACACACTAACTTGTAGAGAGAAACTGTTGAGGTTGCTGGTCTAATGATGTAATTTTGGAAGATTGGAGAtttgaatatgttttttattttttggtcacCTTTGTATCCAGTGGCAAAAATTACTATATCTGTCTCTAGGGGCTTTCTCCATCAATGATTACACCTTCTCTACATAAGCTAAAGCTTTGTGATTTCTTCATAAGAATGGATCCTTCTTTTAGTTTGTCAAAGAAGTTATCAGGAAACACTCCAAGCAGACATGTGAAGAGATCTTGAAGAAAGCTGTGATTGGGTACCAATCCATACTTCTTTAATGACAGCTTCCATTTTAGAATAGTTTCAACAAGTTTAGAAATTCCCGATCTCTGCAAGTTAATAATAGAACTATATATGAATACATTGTTCTTTACTTCTAAACTACAAGTATCAATATGAAAGATATATGTGATAATCTGGTATTTTTGGGATAAATTCTACTTATAAGAGGAGAAAATGAATCTAAGGTAAAAACTTACATACAGTACCATGGTATGGTACCATAAGTACTGTTAGGGTTATTTTCCAATCAGATTTGTTTCATGCATTACCAaggtgaaattttaaatttaattttaaaacaacacCAACAATACTATGATATTGTATCTAAGTCTTGtcctcaaaatataaaataaataaattttgtccaTAAACTAATATCAATTTATCtactttaactttttaataaattctgATCTAATTTCTCCAAAATTTGagatacataaatatattttaggttAGAATAGaatctcaattatttttttcaatacttACGaacaagtttatttaaaaatgatgtcATTTATTATTACCAGTGGTGAAAGTAAAGTGTCCACAAGGCCAAGTAGGAAGGGTTCTCATGGCTTGTGAATTAAAAGCTCCGCAAAGCGATTTAAGAATAAGAATCCAACAATAATACTCCAAATGTCAAAATATCCttcatttaattaagattttagttCCAATGACTCCTTTTCATTCCTGGTATCAAGTTTCAATACAGGATAAATTaggaaaaaatttaatttttaatttagattgGTGTAATTAAATGTGATTAAGTAACTTTTTTAGTTAACATGACTACTTTTGTTTAGTGAGAAACAGAATACAGATATACCAAGGAGATACTTGACAAAACAGGAAACAGATAAATGAAACTAAGACTTCctcaaattataaaacaaaagcaTACCAAAGGAAACAAACTATAAATACATACCTCTATGGATAAATTCTTGGTATCTTGCATAGCAATATGCCAAGTTCCCTTGGAGCAGAAGGGCCTGCCATTACCACCCCACAATTCCCATGATTTCATTTCTTCACTAGACTCTCCAGCATAATCTATATCGATGACATTGGAGTTGAACCTAATGTAAGGAATGAGGGGAAAATGTTCAGCATAGGAGTTAAGATAATCTAGCACTTGGTTGTGACTTGGATTATGTTCTTTAACTGAAGAAGGCCATGGAAAATCTATAAACTGGTACGTTGGTTTAGTGTTTTGGAGTTTCGTGGATTCCATGGTATGTCTCCGTAGTCCTCCAACACCATTATCAACTTCAAAGATAATTGGATTAAATCCAAACTCTAAAAGGTACGTATTTGCAGGCAATAAGGCCACTTGTTCCTGCCCCAATAATTGCAACCCTTCTTTCCATTTCAGCAATGGAGACAACAATTGCAAGGAACTCTTTGCTCCAATGGTCAAATATTCAGGCTGTAGTATTTTGAACTGAATGCTTGAGAActataataatagtaaaatgGGTTTGTACCAGACTAACATGATTTCAGAaaagtttaaacttaaaaaatagaaatgttcTTTGCACAGACGTGTGCAGTTTTGTTATATATGAGTCTGACTGGTTTATATAAATCGTGCAAGGTGGGGAACAattaaatactatatttttaatatgaaaataaataatatatgtattgaCTATCTCATCGAATCACAAAGAATGAATTTCTATTATTAGAATTCGTAGGGCCCTAGTTTTAAGAATCCTTAGCTAAATCATTTGCAGAACGGTTTTCTTTTTCAGTCtgtctattatatatattttggcaGCTAA contains the following coding sequences:
- the LOC114386681 gene encoding probable flavin-containing monooxygenase 1 yields the protein MESTKLQNTKPTYQFIDFPWPSSVKEHNPSHNQVLDYLNSYAEHFPLIPYIRFNSNVIDIDYAGESSEEMKSWELWGGNGRPFCSKGTWHIAMQDTKNLSIERSGISKLVETILKWKLSLKKYGLVPNHSFLQDLFTCLLGVFPDNFFDKLKEGSILMKKSQSFSLCREGVIIDGESP